The following coding sequences lie in one Phaeodactylum tricornutum CCAP 1055/1 chromosome 12, whole genome shotgun sequence genomic window:
- a CDS encoding predicted protein, with protein sequence MLRDASSLANPQETRVTHLDWKVTVDFTASALIGRATYTLDRVDPDATTLCLDTSRLEILTVVDQNDDSLSFALESPGGDSVAHSHLGQRLVIRIAPATTSVAIDYRTTPASSACQWLPPAQTSGGVFPYLYTQAQAIHARSLIPCQDMPGVKFTYGATVTVPAWATPVMSAILKTTSRAHPDDSQHGSSKIYTFEQTVPISAYLLALAVGQLEKRDLSPRCAVWSEPSVVEAAAYEFAQTEEFLTMAEDLAGTPYVWGRYDLLCLCASSPYGGMENPCITFVTPTLLAGDRSLADVVAHEIAHSWTGNLVTNATWDHFWLNEGWTTWFQRKIMSRIHHDDHEQLLDLDAIGGYQALQDACSREMPLAYQKLVLDIGDGDPDEAYSSIAYEKGFHLLRALERRVGTSAFEAFFQSYVQKYAYQTLTSDDFRDFFTTSFEDNEAIRDFDWETWFYEPGMPPEDPPFDRTLAEHSAQLAQVWLAVDRHGRMLPTTSIADWTSLQTTCFLDALLLQTNHNSVPPKDPLKVSTIRALQKAYRLADSRNSEILFRFCMLAVAAEDETILPTVVRFITTQGRMKFTRPLYRTLFASVMGRDLAVQVFLGHKEFYHPICAKMVASDL encoded by the coding sequence CACGCTTTGTCTCGATACTTCCAGGCTCGAGATCCTCACTGTTGTAGATCAGAATGACGACAGTCTCTCCTTTGCCTTGGAAAGTCCCGGTGGGGATTCCGTCGCACACTCGCATTTGGGCCAACGGCTCGTCATTCGGATCGCCCCTGCCACCACCAGCGTCGCCATTGACTACCGCACCACACCGGCATCCTCCGCTTGTCAGTGGCTGCCTCCCGCACAAACATCCGGTGGCGTCTTTCCCTACCTATACACCCAAGCGCAAGCCATACACGCACGATCATTGATTCCCTGCCAAGACATGCCCGGCGTCAAATTCACCTACGGGGCCACCGTCACTGTTCCGGCCTGGGCGACCCCCGTCATGTCCGCTATTCTCAAAACAACCTCCCGCGCTCATCCAGACGACAGCCAACACGGCAGTAGCAAAATTTATACTTTTGAACAAACAGTCCCCATCAGTGCCTACTTGCTGGCCCTCGCGGTGGGGCAGTTGGAAAAACGAGACCTTTCCCCCCGCTGCGCCGTTTGGTCGGAGCCCTCCGTCGTCGAAGCCGCCGCTTACGAATTCGCCCAAACCGAAGAGTTCCTCACCATGGCGGAAGACCTGGCGGGAACTCCCTACGTGTGGGGCCGCTACGACCTGCTCTGTCTCTGTGCGAGCTCGCCCTACGGTGGCATGGAGAATCCGTGCATTACCTTTGTGACCCCCACCTTATTAGCGGGCGATCGCAGTTTGGCCGACGTGGTCGCGCACGAAATTGCCCACTCCTGGACGGGAAACCTCGTCACCAACGCGACGTGGGACCATTTCTGGTTGAACGAAGGCTGGACCACGTGGTTCCAACGGAAAATCATGTCGCGCATTCACCACGACGACCACGAACAATTGCTGGATTTGGACGCCATTGGGGGGTACCAGGCCCTGCAGGATGCCTGTAGTCGCGAAATGCCCCTGGCCTACCAAAAACTCGTACTGGATATTGGTGACGGTGACCCGGACGAAGCCTACTCGTCCATTGCCTACGAAAAGGGATTCCATCTCTTGCGTGCCCTCGAACGCCGCGTCGGAACATCGGCCTTTGAAGCCTTCTTTCAATCCTACGTGCAAAAGTACGCCTACCAGACCTTGACTTCCGACGACTTTCGTGATTTCTTCACCACGTCTTTTGAAGACAACGAGGCGATTCGAGATTTCGATTGGGAGACGTGGTTTTACGAACCGGGCATGCCGCCGGAAGATCCACCATTCGACCGCACCTTGGCCGAGCACTCGGCGCAGCTGGCCCAAGTATGGTTAGCGGTCGACCGACACGGTCGCATGCTGCCCACCACGTCGATTGCCGATTGGACTTCACTACAAACAACTTGCTTTCTGGACGCGTTGCTCCTCCAAACTAATCACAATTCGGTACCACCAAAAGACCCGCTGAAAGTCTCTACGATTCGAGCCCTACAAAAGGCGTACCGACTAGCCGACTCGCGCAACTCGGaaattctttttcgtttttgcaTGTTGGCCGTCGCTGCCGAAGACGAAACGATTCTTCCGACCGTCGTCCGCTTCATTACCACACAGGGACGCATGAAGTTTACTCGTCCTCTGTACCGGACCTTGTTTGCGTCGGTCATGGGCCGGGATTTGGCCGTCCAAGTTTTCTTGGGGCACAAGGAATTTTATCATCCAAtttgcgccaaaatggtGGCTTcggatttg